CCAGAGAGAAAATGTCGGATTGCTGATCGAGAGGCTGGCCATTCACCTGCTCGGGCGACATATAACACACGGTCCCGGCAATGATTCCCGGTCCCGTCAGCTCTTTTTCTCCCGCAACTATCTTTTTGGCCAGTCCGAAATCGACGACCTTCACCTTTTCCTGGGAATTCAGCAAGATATTTTCGGGTTTGATGTCGCGATGAATCAGGCCTATGGAGTGCGCCGCCTGCAGTGCTTCACAAACTTGCAAAGCGAGATTGCTCAGCTGATTCAATGAAAGCGGCCCATTCTCCAATTTCTTTTTTAGCGTTTCCCCTTCGACGTATTCCATCACTATAAAATCTGAATCATTGCTTTCTTCGATTGAGAAAACCGTGACCACATTGGGATGATGCAAGGTCGCAGCGGTGCGCGCTTCGCGAAGGAGACGCTGTCTCGTATCTTCTTGTTGCGCCGAATCAGAGCACAATACTTTCAAAGCGACCGTCCGTTTAAGCTTGAGGTCCTCTGCTTTATAGACCTGTCCCATGCCTCCTTCGCCAATCTTTTGAAGGATCCGGTAGTGAACCAGAGTGTCGCCGGGACGCAGGAAGCCGAATGCATCTTCGAGCGCGCGTTCGCGAATCCCTTCCAGCGTGTCAAAGAAGCTGTCCGAATCAGATTGAGACGAGAGCAGACTGAGAATCTCAGAGCGTAATGCAGGATCGTTGGCGCATGCTTCATCCAGCAAATGATCCCGCAGGGCAGGATCCTGCTGAACAGAATCGAATAGATCCTTGATCTGCTGCCACTGTTCCTGATTCATCGAGTCATCTCACGATGCAACCACGCTTTGGCTACGGTCCATTCTCGTTTTACGGTGGCTTTGGAGATGTCCATCAACTCGGCGATTTCATCGATCGTGAACTCCCCAAAAAAGCGCATCTCAACAATCCTTCCCTGCCGCGGATCCATTCTTGAAAGTTTTGCCACCGCTTCATCCAAAGCCAGCAGCAAAATCCGGTCCTGTTCGCTGAAAGTCATTGTGTCATCAAACAAAACTCGTTCTTGCACACCGCCTCTTTTCTGCGCGTGCTGGTTCCGGGCATAGTCAATCAGGATCCGTCTCATCGCCTGCGCGGCAATTGCATAGAAATGACCGCGACTCTGCCACTGAACATCCTGCTGTGCAAGACGAAGGTAAGCTTCATGCACAAGCGCAGTGATCTGCAGCGTGTGATTCTGCCGTTCACTGCGCAAATGCCGTCCGGCAATTCGCCGAAGCTCGCTGTAAACGAGCGGGATCAGCTTTTCGAGCGCTTGAGCATCTCCCGTGCTCCAGAGGTTGAGAAGCTGCGTAACCTCTTTCCCTGAAAGATCCATAGTCGATTCGATAGTAATTATTGTACAACTTGCCGCATGCCCAAAAGTAGGGGTCTTGTACCTGCCCTTTCAAGGGCGACCACAAGGGTCGCCCCTACGAA
The window above is part of the bacterium genome. Proteins encoded here:
- a CDS encoding sigma-70 family RNA polymerase sigma factor — encoded protein: MDLSGKEVTQLLNLWSTGDAQALEKLIPLVYSELRRIAGRHLRSERQNHTLQITALVHEAYLRLAQQDVQWQSRGHFYAIAAQAMRRILIDYARNQHAQKRGGVQERVLFDDTMTFSEQDRILLLALDEAVAKLSRMDPRQGRIVEMRFFGEFTIDEIAELMDISKATVKREWTVAKAWLHREMTR